The following is a genomic window from Streptomyces chrestomyceticus JCM 4735.
GTCTCGGCCCGGATTCGGGCGACGCGCTCCAGGTGGCCGACCGGGTACTGCGGCAGCCCGCCGCCCCAGCGCGTGACCCGCTGCGCGACCGGCCGGGCGGCCAGCCCGACGGCCTCGCCGAGGTCGCGCAGCGACAGCTCCACCAGGTCGGCGTCGTCCCGCGCCAGGTCGGCCTCGTCGCCGTACCGGCCGACGGAGGTGCGCAGCACGAACAGGTCCGGGTCGCCGTCGGCGATCCACCCCCACTTGTTGCTGGCGAAGGTCGACGCCTTGATCTTGCGGCGGTCGACCGGCGGCACGAGGAAGCCGCTGCCGGTCAGCGCCGTCTCGACGTCCGCGCGGCGGAAGGCCATGGTCACCAGGGCCATGGAGGCGTACTCGACGGCGGACAGCTCGGTGGCGGCGGCCGGTGCCTCGGCGGCCAGCAGCCGGGCGGCGGCGGGCGCCGGTGCGGCCAGGACCACGGCGTCCGCGTCCAGCGCCGCCGGGCCGTCGCCGCCGTCCAGGACGACGCGCCAGCCGTCGGCGGTGCGCCGCAGCTCGCCTACCGGGGTGTTCGTACGGATCTCGCCGCCCGCGGCCCGTACCGCGTCGGCGACGGCGCCCGGCAGCGTGCCCACGCCGCCGTCGATGCCCATGAAGACCGGCGCCGGCGCCTGGCCCGGCTCAGCGGCGCGCGCCGCCGTCCGCGCCTGGATGCCCCTTACGCCTTCGATCAGCGAGCGCTCGGCGCGCGCGGCCTCGAAGAGCTGGGGGACGGCGGCGCGCATCGAGATGCGGTACGCGTCGCCCGCGTACACGCCGCCGAGCAGCGGTTCGACGAGCCGGTCGACGACCTCGCGGCCCAGCCGGGCGGCGACGTACTCGCCGACCGCCACGTCCGCGCCGACCTCCGTGCGCTCCAGCGTCTCGTCCTCGGCGATCCGCGCCATGCCCTCGGGAGAGATCACCCCGGAGGCGGCCAGCAGGCCCAGGTCGCCTGGTACGCCCATGACGTGCCCCTTGGGCATCGGGCGCAGCGCGCCGCGCGTCCACAGGGCGGCGGTGGCGGTCGTGGGCGGCTGGAGGCGGTCGCCGAGGCCCACGGCGCGTGCCAGGTCCACCGCCTCCGGGCGCCTGGCCAGCATCGACTCGGCGCCGAGGTCGACCGGCACCCCCGCGATCTCTCCGGCGCGCAGCTTGCCGCCGAGCCGGCCGGACGCTTCCAGTACGGTCACCCGGGCCCCGCCGTCCAGCAGTCGGTGGGCCGCGGCCAGCCCGAGATGCCCCCACCGATGACGACGACATGACTTCCGGGCGCGCGGCCCGTACTGGTGTGCGCTGTGCTCATGCCCCCACTCTCTCAGAGTCCGTCCGGAGTCCGGACCGTGACCGCATCGCGACGCACGGACGGCAACCCGCGGCTCCCCCGCCACGTCGAAGTGGCAACGGCGGCACACCACTTCGGGGGTACGGGACATGGGCACAGCGGTCAGGTCGTACGGGGCGCGGCGGACGGCTGCGGCGGTGCTGCTGGTGGCGTCCCTCGGGATCGCCGGGTGCGGAGCGGCCGGGCAGGGCGGCACCGAGCAGGCGAGCGCGGAGCGGAGCGATTCGGGGGCCGCACGGAGCGGCTCGGGGCCGGCGCGGGGCGAGCAGGGCATGGTCGGGCCCAAGGCGCCGGGTGCCGCGGAGTCGGCCGGCGGGAAGGCCGGTACGGGCAGCGGCAGCAGCGGGAAGCCCGCGCCGGTCGCCACGGCGCAGATCATCCGTACGGCGTCGCTGACCGTCGAGGCCGCGGACGTACCGGGAGCCTTGGCCCAGGCCCGTACGGCGGCCAAGGGCGTGGGCGGCTACGTCGGTGACGAGACCACCGACCGGGACGGCGAGGGGCGGGAACGCTCCCGGGTGGAGCTGCGGGTACCGCCCGAGGCGTACGACGGGCTGCTGGACCGGCTCTCCCGGCTGGGCACGCTCAAGAAGCGCCAGGTCTCGGCGAAGGACGTCACCGACCAGGTGGTGGACACCGGCAGCCGCATCAAGTCGCAGCAGGCCAGCGTGGCGCGGGTACGGGCCCTGATGGACAAGGCCACCTCCATCGGCGACATCGTCACGCTGGAGTCCGAACTCAGCCGCCGCCAGTCGGAACTGGAATCCCTCCAGGCGCGCCTGAAGTCGCTCCAGGAGCAGACCGGCATGGCGACGGTGACGCTGGTGCTCCAGGAACCGGACGCGGCGGCGGACGATGACGGGACCTCCTTCGGGGAGGCGCTCAGCGGCGGCTGGGACGCCTTCACGGAGGGGTTGCGGAGGCTGCTGGTGGCGGTCGGCGCGTCGCTGCCGTTCCTCGCGGCGGGGGCGCTGGTGTTCGTGCTGTGGCAGGTGCTGCGGGGGTGGGTGTTGCGGGCGCGGCGTACACGGTCGCCGGAGGCCGCGGCGGCCCCGGCGCGGGAGGATTCCGCGGAGACCGCACGGGAGGACTCCGCGGAGACCGCACGGAAGGGTGACGAACCAGGGGACCGTTGACAGCCGCGGGCGGTGGGCAAAGACTCGGGACGACAGCGCCGATCTTCGGGCGACAGCTTCGGGCGGACAGCGAGGACAGGGCCGGATGACCGAGCAGGGTGCACGGGACGCACGAGGCGCGTGGGGCGCCCGGGACGTCTACATCGTCGACGCCGTACGGACTCCGGTCGGCAAGTACGGCGGCGCCCTCGCGGGCACCCGCCCCGACGACCTCGCCGCCCACGTCGTCAAGGCCCTCGTGGAGCGCACCCCTGCCCTCGACCCGGCCCGGATCGACGACGTCGTGTTCGGTGACGCCAACGGGGCGGGCGAGGACAACCGCAACGTGGCGCGGATGGCCGTGCTGCTGGCCGGGCTGCCCACCTCCGTACCCGGCGTGACGGTCAACCGCCTGTGCGGCTCCGGTCTGGAAGCCGTCATCCAGGCCGCCCGCTCCATCGCCCTGGGGGACGCGCACATCGTGCTCGCGGGCGGCGTGGAGTCGATGAGCCGCGCGCCGTACGTCTTCCAGAAGCCCGAGCGGGCGTTCCCCGCCGGGCACCAGGAGATGTTCTCCTCGACCCTGGGCTGGCGGATGGTCAATCCGCGCATGGCGCCCGAGTGGACGGTCTCGCTGGGCGAGGGCGCGGAGCTGATCGCCGACAAGTACGGCATCGGACGCGAGCAGCAGGACGCCTTCGCGCTCGACAGTCACCGTAAGGCAGCGCGCGCCTGGGAAGAGGGCGCCTACGACGCCGAAGTCGTACCGCTGCCGGACGTGGACCTGGCGCAGGACGAATCGATCCGTGCCTCGACCTCCGTGGAAGCGCTGGCCAAGCTCCGCCCGGCCTTCCGCAAGGAAGGCGGCACGGTCACGGCGGGCAACGCCTCCCCGCTCAACGACGGCGCCGCGGCCCTCCTCCTCGTCGACGAGGAGGGACTGCGGGCCACCGGCCGGGAGCCGCTCGCCCGGATCGGCGCGAGCGCGGTGACCGGCATCGAGCCGCAACTGTTCGGGCTGGGCCCGGTGGAGGCCGTACGGCGGGCCCTGGACAAGGCGGGGCGCGACCTCGCCGACCTGGCCGCCTTCGAGTTGAACGAGGCGTTCGCGGCCCAGGCGCTGGGCTGCCTCGCCCAGTGGCCCGGACTCGACCCGGACGTGGTCAACCCGCGCGGCGGCGCCATCGCCATCGGGCACCCGCTGGGCGCGTCCGGCGCCCGCCTGGCCGGCGCGGTCGCCCACCAGCTCGCCGCGCGCGGCTCCGGTACGGGGCTGGCGGCGCTGTGCATCGGGGTGGGGCAGGGCTTGGCGCTCGTACTGGAGCACGAGTAACTCGTACGGGAGCGCGAGTAAGGGGGCCGGGGAGCACGGGCTGGGCTGGTCCGGACGTGGGCCGGGCCGGATGCGGGCGGGCCAGACGCGGACTCGTCGTGGACCAGGCCGGTCCAGGCCAAACCAGACCGGATGCACCCCGGCCAACCGCCCACCGAACCCGACCCGCACCGCAAACCCCAGCGCCACGGCCCCGGCACCACGGCCCCGCCGCCCACCCCGATCACCGATGCGGGAGGATGAACCGAACTGGTTCATTCCTCAACCGTTTCGACCGGAGGCCGCGCGCGATGCCCCTGCTCGACCTGGAACACCTGCCCCTGCTGCACGGCGGCGAGACCACCGCGGTCGAACCGGCGACCGGCGAGGCCCTGGCCGCCTTCACCCTCGCCGCCCCCGCCGACGTGGCGAGTGCCGCCGCCGAGGCCGCGGCCGCCCAGCACGCCTGGGCCCGTACGCCGTACACGGAGCGCGCCGCGGTGCTGCGCCGGGCCGGGGACCTGATCCACCGGCACGCGGCGGAACTGTCCGAGTGGATCGTCCGGGAGGCCGGCAGCGTTCCCGGCAAGGCCGGGTTCGAGATACGGACCGCCGCCGAGGAGTGCTACGAGGCCGCCGCGCTCGCCCACCACCCGCTGGGCCAGGTGCTGCCCTCCGCCGCGCCCCGCCACTCGTACACGACCCGGGTACCGGCCGGCGTCGTCGGCGTCATCGCGCCGTTCAACGTCCCGCTCGTGCTCGCGATGCGCTCCGTCGCCCCGGCCCTGGCGCTCGGCAACGCGGTGGTCCTCAAGCCCGACCCGCGCACCGCGGTGTGCGGCGGCCACGCCGTGGCGGCGCTCTTCGCGGCGGCCGGGCTGCCGGAAGGGCTGCTGCACGTGCTGCCGGGCGGCAGCGAGGCCGGGCAGGCGCTGGTCGGCGACCGGCACGTCCGGGTGATCTCCTTCACCGGCTCCACGGACGCGGGCCGCAGCGTCGGCGCGCTCGCCGCCCGGCACCTCAAGCGGGCCCATTTGGAGCTGGGCGGCAACAGCGCCTTCCTGGTCCTGGAGGACGCGGACCTGGACGCCGCGATGTCCGCCGCCACCTGGGCCTCCTTCTTCCACCAGGGCCAGATCTGCATGTCCTCGGGCCGCCACCTCGTGCACGCCTCCCTGTACGACGAGTACGTGGAGCGGCTGGCGGCGAAGGCGGACGCGCTCGCCGTCGGCGACCCGTTCCGCGAGGAGGTCCAGCTCGGGCCGGTCATCGACGGCGGGCAGCGGGACCGGGTGCACGGCCTGGTCGAGGCGAGCACGGCGGCGGGCGCCCGGCTCGCGGCCGGCGGCACCCACCGCGGCCTGTTCTACCGGCCCACCGTCCTGGCCGACGTGGACGACCGCGCGCCCGCCTACGCCGAGGAGGTCTTCGGGCCGGTCGCGCCCGTCCGCAAGTTCCACACCGCCGACGAGGCCGTGGCCCTGGCGAACGACACGCGGTACGGGCTGGCGCTCGGCGTCGTCACCCGCGACACCGCGCGCGCCCTGGAGCTGGCCGACCGCATCCCGACCGGCCTGCTGCACATCAACGACCAGACGGTCAACGACGAGCCGGTCGCGCCGATGGGCGGCTTCGCCGACTCCGGCACCGGCGCGCACTTCGGCGGCACGGCCAACCTCGACGCGTTCACCGAGACCCGCTGGACCACGGTCCGCGGCACCCCGGCCGGGTACCCGTTCTGACCCGTAATCTGCCGGTACGGCCCATGGACGTACCGGCGCCCGTCATGGGCAACCGTGACGTAGAAGACCGGCACACCACGAAGGGAGCATCCGCGATGGCGGAACGGCTGGTGGTCATCGGCGGCGACGCGACGGGCATGTCCGCCGCGTCGCAGGCCCGGCGGCTGAAGAAGCCCGGCGAACTGGAGATCGTCGCGTTCGAACGGGGCCACTTCGCCTCGTACTCCGCCTGCGGCATCCCGTACTGGGTCGGCGGGACGGTCGACGGCCCGGACGACCTGATCGCCCGGACGCCGGAGCAGCACCGCGAGCGCGACATCGACTTGCGGATGCGGACCGAGGTCACCGAACTGGACCTGGACCGCGGCCGGGTCCGCACCCGTGACCTGGACGGCGGCGGCACCGAGTCCTGGACCGGCTACGACAAGCTGGTGATCGCCACCGGCGCACGGCCGCTGCGCCCGCCCCTGCCGGGCATCGACGCGCCCGGCGTGCACGGTGTGCAGACCCTGGACGACGGGCAGGCGCTGCTGGACACCCTCCAGGCCACCGAGGGCACCAAGGCCGTCGTCGTCGGCGCGGGCTACATCGGCGTGGAGATGGCGGAGGCGCTGGTCACCCGCGGCTACGACGTCACCGTCCTGGACCGCGGCGCGCAGCCGATGTCCACCCTCGACCCCGACATGGGCGAACTGGTCCACGAGGCGATGTGCGGGATGGGCATCGAGACGGTGCGCGGCGCGGCCGTCACCGGTGTCCGCACCGACGACTCCGGGCGGGCCTGCGCGGTGACCACCGAGGACGACGGCGAGTTCCCGGCCGACATCGTCGTGCTGGGCCTGGGCGTACGGCCCGAGACGACCCTCGCCGCGCAGGCCGGGCTGCCGCTCGGCGACGCGGGCGGGCTGCTCACCGATCTGTCGATGCGGGTGCGCGGCCAGGACGCCGTGTGGGCCGGCGGGGACTGCGTGGAGGTGCTGGACCTGGTCCTGGGCCGGACCCGGCACATCGCGCTGGGCACCCACGCCAACAAGCACGGCCAGATCATCGGCTCCAACGTCGCCGGTGACTACGCGACCTTCCCCGGCGTCGTCGGTACCGCCGTCTCCAAGGTCTGCGACCTGGAGATCGCCCGCACCGGGCTGCTGGAGGAGCAGGCGAAGTCGGTCGGTCTGCAGTACGTGACCGTCACCGTCGACTCGACCAGCCGCGCCGGCTACTACCCGAACGCCCGCCCGATGCGCGTGAAGATGATGGCCGAGCGGCGCACCGGCCGCCTCCTCGGCGTCCAGATCGTCGGCCGGGAGGGCGCGGGCAAGCGCGTGGACGTGGCGGCGGTGGCGCTCACGGCGCGGCTGACGGTCGAGGAGATGACCGCGCTCGACCTCGGCTACGCGCCGCCGTTCTCCCCCGTGTGGGACCCGGTCCTGGTCGCGGCGCGCAAGGCGGCCGCGGCGGTGCGCGAGGCGGTCGGCTGACGGTACGGCGGGCCGCCGACCGGCGGCCCGCCTGTCGGATCAGCGCGCCTTCGGATCAGCGCGCCGTCTGCTCGTGGACGTACTCGACGAGACGGGTCAGCGCGGCCGGGTCGGTGTTCGGCAGCACGCCGTGGCCCAGGTTGAAGACGTGGCCCTCCAGGCCGGCGGCCGCGTCCAGCACCTCGCGGGCCTTGGTCTCCACCGCCTCACGCGGCGCGAACAGCACCGCCGGGTCGATGTTGCCCTGGAGCGCCTTGCCGGGGCCGACCCGGCGGGCCGCCTCGTCCAGCGGCACCCGCCAGTCGACGCCCACCACGTCCGCGCCCGCCTCGCCCATCAGGCCCAGCAGCTCTCCGGTGCCGACGCCGAAGTGGATGCGCGGGACGCCGTAGCCGGACACCGCATCGAAGACCTTCGCGGAGGCGGGCAGGACGGAGCGTCGGTAGTCGGCCGGGGCCAGCGCGCCCACCCAGGAGTCGAAGAGCTGCACGGCGCTCGCGCCCGCCTCGATCTGCACCTTCAGGAAGGCGGAGGTGATGACCGCCAGGCGGTCGAGCAGGTCGGCCCAGAGCTGCGGGTCGCCGTACATCATCGCCTTGGTGTGCTCGTGGTTGCGCGACGGGCCGCCCTCGACGAGGTAGCTGGCGAGGGTGAAGGGCGCGCCGGCGAACCCGATGAGGGGGGTGGCACCCAGCTCGCCCACCAGCATCCGCACCGCCTCCGTGACGTACGTGACGTCCTCGGGCTCCAGCGGGCGCAGCCGCTCCAGGTCGGCGCGGGTGCGGACCGGCTTCTCGACGACCGGGCCGACGCCCGGCTTGATGTCCAGGTCGATGCCGATGGCCTTCAGGGGCACGACGATGTCGCTGAAGTAGATCGCCGCGTCGACGCCGTGCCGGCGGACCGGCTGGAGGGTGATCTCGGTGACCAGCTCCGGCATCATGCAGGACTCCAGCATCGCGGTGCCCTCGCGGACCTTGCGGTACTCGGGCAGCGACCGCCCGGCCTGGCGCATGAACCACACCGGCGTGTGCGGCACCGGCTCCCGCCGGCAGGCCCTGAGGAAGGCCGAGTCGTACGTAGCGGTCTGCTGCTGGCCCGTCGGGCGGTCGTTGGCGCTCACGCACCAAATCTTCGCACGCGCGCGAGGGCGCCTCCGAATGGGCGACGCGCGCACCGGGTGTCCTCCCTCACCGAGCGGCTCCTTCCGCCTAATCTTCCGGGCATGGCTGCGGCTCACGAACACCTCACGGACAGCGCGGACAATGTCCCCATCCCCTTCCGTCAGGCGATCGAGGCGCTCCGCGCGGCACGGCTGCGTCCCGAGATCGAGATCGAGCCGACGCCCGCGCCCAAGCGCCTCGCGCCCTACGCGTACGCGCTGGAGGCAGCGGTCGTCGAGCCGGGCACCGGCCCCGAAGGGGAGGACACCGACCTCGCCGACGGCAGACTGGTGCTGCTGCACGACCCGGCCGGGCACGACGGCTGGCAGGGCACCTTCCGGGTGGTGACGCTGGCGCGCGCCGAGCTGGAGCCGGAGATGGGCTCCGACCCGCTGCTGCCGGAGGTGTCCTGGTCCTGGCTGACCGGGGCGCTGGACGCGCGCGGCGTGCGGTACGGGGAGCCCAGCGGCACGGTCACCCGCGCCAGTTCGCACTACTTCGGCGGGCTCGCGGAGCGGGCCCCGGCGACCCAGATCGAGATGCGCGCCTCGTGGACCCCGGAGGAGGGGCCGGGCGGGGTGCCGGATCTCGCGGCCCACCTCTGCGCGTGGTGCGACCTGCTGTGCCAGGTGGCGGGGCTGCCGCCGGTGGCTCCCGAGCCGTCGCCGCGCGGCGGGGTCGTACCGCTGCCGCAGCGCCGGGGGCCGCAGGCGCGCTGACGCGCCCGGCGCGTGGATGCACCCGGCGCGTTGATGCGTCGGGGAGCGCGCGCGGGCCGTCCGCACTCCGCCGCCGCGCGGCCTGACCGGGCGGCAGGTTCCGGCCTGCTCCGCGACGCTCGAACGTCTTCACGGCAACCTGCCGCCGCCAGGTCACTCCAAAGTCGATCAAGCGACCGATTTGACCGAAATGAACCAACTAAGTTGAGATCAAACTCTAAAGTCGGCCCGGTTTGGTGCCGAAGAGGTCAGTGACCCTTCAAAGACGGAGCATTCCGACTCGCCCCCACATGTCGGCATCCGTCCCGCCACTCCCCCCAGGAGGCCCGGTGTCAGTTCTCCTCGAGCAACCTTCGAGCCTGGTCGCCTACCGCCCGAACAAGCCGACGGCCATGGTCGTCGTGGCCGACCCTCGCGTCCGCTCCACCGTCACCCGCCACCTGTGGGCGCTCGGCGTGCGTGACGTGATCGAGGCGTCGTCCATCGCGGAGGCCCGTCCCCGCGTCGGCAGCCCGCGCGACATCTGCGTTGCCGACGTCCACCTGCCCGACGGCTCCGGCCTGACCCTGCTGTCCGAGACCCGGGCCGCGGGGTGGCCCAACGGCCTCGCCCTCTCCGCCGCCGACGACATCGGTGCCGTACGCAACGCCCTGGCCGGCGGCGTCAAGGGATACGTCGTCACCGGCACCCGTACCAACCTCGGCCTGCCGGGCCGCCCCGGCGCCGCACCCATCGGCGCCAACGCCGCCCGGATGCACCGCCGCCCCCCGGGCGCCCCCGGCCACCCGGGCGGCTACCGCGAACTGTCCGGCCGCGAGGTCGAGGTGCTGCGGCTGGTTGCGGAGGGCCAGTCCAACAAGGCCATCGGCGTCTCGATGGGCCTGTCCGCGCTGACCGTCAAGAGCCACCTCGCCCGTATCGCCCGCAAGCTGGGCACCGGCGACCGGGCCGGCATGGTCGCCGTCGCCCTGCGCACCGGCATCATCCACTGACTCCGACCGCCGAATCCGCCGTCACGCCCGTCGAGGGAACGTTCCCTCGGCGGGCGCCGTGCATACACAGATACCCTTGACTGGTGACCGACGCCCAAAAGACCGCAGAAGACTCGACACTGCGAACAACCGGAGACTCCCCTCCGGACACCCGCCCGGCGCCGGTCCCTCTACTGGAACCGCGCGAGGGCACCCCCGCCGTCACGGCGGCGGCCGACGAACTTGCCGAAGTCGTGTCGGCCTTCGCGGCCGGCACGGGTCCGGTGGCGGTGGACGCCGAGCGGGCTTCCGGCTACCGCTACGGCCAGCGCGCCTACCTCGTACAACTGCGCCGCGAAGGCGCGGGCAGCGTACTGATCGACCCGGTCGGCTGCCCCGACCTCTCGGCGCTGGGCGACGCCGTCG
Proteins encoded in this region:
- a CDS encoding DUF4349 domain-containing protein, with the translated sequence MGTAVRSYGARRTAAAVLLVASLGIAGCGAAGQGGTEQASAERSDSGAARSGSGPARGEQGMVGPKAPGAAESAGGKAGTGSGSSGKPAPVATAQIIRTASLTVEAADVPGALAQARTAAKGVGGYVGDETTDRDGEGRERSRVELRVPPEAYDGLLDRLSRLGTLKKRQVSAKDVTDQVVDTGSRIKSQQASVARVRALMDKATSIGDIVTLESELSRRQSELESLQARLKSLQEQTGMATVTLVLQEPDAAADDDGTSFGEALSGGWDAFTEGLRRLLVAVGASLPFLAAGALVFVLWQVLRGWVLRARRTRSPEAAAAPAREDSAETAREDSAETARKGDEPGDR
- a CDS encoding thiolase family protein produces the protein MTEQGARDARGAWGARDVYIVDAVRTPVGKYGGALAGTRPDDLAAHVVKALVERTPALDPARIDDVVFGDANGAGEDNRNVARMAVLLAGLPTSVPGVTVNRLCGSGLEAVIQAARSIALGDAHIVLAGGVESMSRAPYVFQKPERAFPAGHQEMFSSTLGWRMVNPRMAPEWTVSLGEGAELIADKYGIGREQQDAFALDSHRKAARAWEEGAYDAEVVPLPDVDLAQDESIRASTSVEALAKLRPAFRKEGGTVTAGNASPLNDGAAALLLVDEEGLRATGREPLARIGASAVTGIEPQLFGLGPVEAVRRALDKAGRDLADLAAFELNEAFAAQALGCLAQWPGLDPDVVNPRGGAIAIGHPLGASGARLAGAVAHQLAARGSGTGLAALCIGVGQGLALVLEHE
- a CDS encoding aldehyde dehydrogenase family protein — translated: MPLLDLEHLPLLHGGETTAVEPATGEALAAFTLAAPADVASAAAEAAAAQHAWARTPYTERAAVLRRAGDLIHRHAAELSEWIVREAGSVPGKAGFEIRTAAEECYEAAALAHHPLGQVLPSAAPRHSYTTRVPAGVVGVIAPFNVPLVLAMRSVAPALALGNAVVLKPDPRTAVCGGHAVAALFAAAGLPEGLLHVLPGGSEAGQALVGDRHVRVISFTGSTDAGRSVGALAARHLKRAHLELGGNSAFLVLEDADLDAAMSAATWASFFHQGQICMSSGRHLVHASLYDEYVERLAAKADALAVGDPFREEVQLGPVIDGGQRDRVHGLVEASTAAGARLAAGGTHRGLFYRPTVLADVDDRAPAYAEEVFGPVAPVRKFHTADEAVALANDTRYGLALGVVTRDTARALELADRIPTGLLHINDQTVNDEPVAPMGGFADSGTGAHFGGTANLDAFTETRWTTVRGTPAGYPF
- a CDS encoding FAD-dependent oxidoreductase; its protein translation is MAERLVVIGGDATGMSAASQARRLKKPGELEIVAFERGHFASYSACGIPYWVGGTVDGPDDLIARTPEQHRERDIDLRMRTEVTELDLDRGRVRTRDLDGGGTESWTGYDKLVIATGARPLRPPLPGIDAPGVHGVQTLDDGQALLDTLQATEGTKAVVVGAGYIGVEMAEALVTRGYDVTVLDRGAQPMSTLDPDMGELVHEAMCGMGIETVRGAAVTGVRTDDSGRACAVTTEDDGEFPADIVVLGLGVRPETTLAAQAGLPLGDAGGLLTDLSMRVRGQDAVWAGGDCVEVLDLVLGRTRHIALGTHANKHGQIIGSNVAGDYATFPGVVGTAVSKVCDLEIARTGLLEEQAKSVGLQYVTVTVDSTSRAGYYPNARPMRVKMMAERRTGRLLGVQIVGREGAGKRVDVAAVALTARLTVEEMTALDLGYAPPFSPVWDPVLVAARKAAAAVREAVG
- the hemE gene encoding uroporphyrinogen decarboxylase: MSANDRPTGQQQTATYDSAFLRACRREPVPHTPVWFMRQAGRSLPEYRKVREGTAMLESCMMPELVTEITLQPVRRHGVDAAIYFSDIVVPLKAIGIDLDIKPGVGPVVEKPVRTRADLERLRPLEPEDVTYVTEAVRMLVGELGATPLIGFAGAPFTLASYLVEGGPSRNHEHTKAMMYGDPQLWADLLDRLAVITSAFLKVQIEAGASAVQLFDSWVGALAPADYRRSVLPASAKVFDAVSGYGVPRIHFGVGTGELLGLMGEAGADVVGVDWRVPLDEAARRVGPGKALQGNIDPAVLFAPREAVETKAREVLDAAAGLEGHVFNLGHGVLPNTDPAALTRLVEYVHEQTAR
- a CDS encoding DUF3000 domain-containing protein, whose protein sequence is MAAAHEHLTDSADNVPIPFRQAIEALRAARLRPEIEIEPTPAPKRLAPYAYALEAAVVEPGTGPEGEDTDLADGRLVLLHDPAGHDGWQGTFRVVTLARAELEPEMGSDPLLPEVSWSWLTGALDARGVRYGEPSGTVTRASSHYFGGLAERAPATQIEMRASWTPEEGPGGVPDLAAHLCAWCDLLCQVAGLPPVAPEPSPRGGVVPLPQRRGPQAR
- a CDS encoding response regulator transcription factor, which codes for MSVLLEQPSSLVAYRPNKPTAMVVVADPRVRSTVTRHLWALGVRDVIEASSIAEARPRVGSPRDICVADVHLPDGSGLTLLSETRAAGWPNGLALSAADDIGAVRNALAGGVKGYVVTGTRTNLGLPGRPGAAPIGANAARMHRRPPGAPGHPGGYRELSGREVEVLRLVAEGQSNKAIGVSMGLSALTVKSHLARIARKLGTGDRAGMVAVALRTGIIH